Below is a genomic region from Candidatus Rokuibacteriota bacterium.
CTCGTGGGCCGAGGCTCGCGCCGTCGAGTTCCTCAAGCGTCACCTGCCAGGATGACCGCCGTGGGATTAAAGGATGCCTACGGCAACCCAGTCTCCTCGTCCTCTAGGGCGGCCGTCGACGCGTACGACCGCGGCGTGCGCGCCCTCCTCGGCTTCGGCGCCTCCGTCATCGACGACTTCCGCGCGGCCGTCGAGGCGCTCCTCGATCGGCGCGTCGCCAAGCGGCCCAACCCGGGACGGCACTGGCTGGAGGCCCGCGCCTGATGGACTGGACGAAGATCGGCGACGAGACGGTCGACCTGATGCGCGCCTACCTCCGGATCAACACGACCAACCCCCCGGGAAACGAGCTGGAGGGCGCGCGCTTCCTGGCCCAGGTGCTCGAGGGCGACGGCATCGCGAGCGAGACGGCCGAGTCGGCGTCCGGGCGCGCCAACCTCGTCGCGCGCCTCAAGGGCGACGGATCGCTCGGCGGCATCGTGCTTCACCACCATATCGACGTGGTCTACGCGGACGAGCGCTACTGGACCGTGGACCCCTTCGGCGGCCTCCTTCGGGACGGCTACGTCTACGGCCGCGGGGCGCTCGACATGAAGTCCACGGGGATCCTCCAGCTGGCGGCCGTCCTCGCCATCAAGCGCGCGAAGGTGCCCCTGAAGCGAGACCTCATCGTGCTCGCGACGGCGGACGAGGAAGCCGGGAGCCGCTTCGGCGCCCAATGGGTCGCCGATGAGCGTCGGGTCTGGCTCGAAGGTGCCGAGTACGCGCTCTCCGAGCTGGGGCTGATCGCGGCCGGCGACGCGCCGCACCGGGCGCCCTTCGGCTCCATCGTCATCTCGGAGAAGACCGGCCTGCCGCTCAGGCTCACGGCGCGGAGCGACCCGGGCCACGGGTCCATGCCATGGCCGGACACCGCGCCCCACCGACTGGTCCGCGCTCTGGGCCGGCTCCTCGCCGCGGAGCGGCCGCCGCGCATTCTGCCGGAGATCCAGGAATACTTCGCGCGCATGGCCTCGGTCCTGCCGGCGGGAGAAGGCGCCGGCTACGAGCGCCTCGAAGCGTCGCTCCGCGATCCGGCCTTCCGCGCCCGCTTCTTCGACGACCGCCACCGCGCCGCGCTCGTGCGGACCACGTTCGCCGTCACCATGCTCAAGGGCAGCGAGAAGCGCAACGTCATCCCGCCCGAGGCGGTCGCCGACCTCGACTGCCGGATGCTCGAGGGAGAAGACCCCGAGGAGATCATGGCCTGGGTGAGGCAGGTCATCGCCGATCCCCACGTCGAGGTCAGCGTGACATCCACGCCCAAGGTGCCGAACCTCTCGCCGCCGGACACGGAGCTGTACAAGAGCCTGGCCGACGCGCTGCGCCGCCGCGCGCCCGGCGTGGTGGTGGCGCCCGAGATCATGACCGGGTTCACGGACAACTGGGTATTCAGGCGCTGCGGGCTACACGCCTACGGTTTCGGGCCGTTCGTCCTTGACGAAGCCGAGTGGCGGCGGGTCCACGGCAACGACGAGCGCATTTCCGTGGAGAACCTATGCGCCGGCGTGCGCTGCTACACGGAGATGCTGCTGGACATGGCCGCGGCCTGATGGCGCGGCCGCGGCTCGCGATCCGCCGCGGGACGGCGCGGGACCTGCCGACTATCCTCGCCCTGATCCGCGGTCTCGCCGAGTACGAGCACCTGGCGCACCAGATGGAGGCGACGCCCTCCAGGCTCAGGCGCCACGGCTTCGGACGGCGGCCGTACTTCGAGACCCTCGTCTGCCGGCGTGGGCGCAC
It encodes:
- a CDS encoding M20/M25/M40 family metallo-hydrolase; this encodes MDWTKIGDETVDLMRAYLRINTTNPPGNELEGARFLAQVLEGDGIASETAESASGRANLVARLKGDGSLGGIVLHHHIDVVYADERYWTVDPFGGLLRDGYVYGRGALDMKSTGILQLAAVLAIKRAKVPLKRDLIVLATADEEAGSRFGAQWVADERRVWLEGAEYALSELGLIAAGDAPHRAPFGSIVISEKTGLPLRLTARSDPGHGSMPWPDTAPHRLVRALGRLLAAERPPRILPEIQEYFARMASVLPAGEGAGYERLEASLRDPAFRARFFDDRHRAALVRTTFAVTMLKGSEKRNVIPPEAVADLDCRMLEGEDPEEIMAWVRQVIADPHVEVSVTSTPKVPNLSPPDTELYKSLADALRRRAPGVVVAPEIMTGFTDNWVFRRCGLHAYGFGPFVLDEAEWRRVHGNDERISVENLCAGVRCYTEMLLDMAAA